The Coffea arabica cultivar ET-39 chromosome 6e, Coffea Arabica ET-39 HiFi, whole genome shotgun sequence genome contains the following window.
GATAAGAGTTACAAGAGTCTCCCAACATGACTGTTGAGATAAAATTCTCGGTTTATACCAATAACAACATCGACAAGATTTTGTAGTCTGCAAGTTTCATAGGTCCATTGTACACTTATCAAAATTTGTGGTACTAGTGAAGAGTGATGATAATGTTAAAAGTCAGAAGTTCCACTGcaaatgcaaatctaaattatgCACTGTTGTGCTACTGTTTtaattcctcaaatttctgATATGTGTTCCAATAAAAACAAAACTGAGTGTTGAAAGCTTTGGATATCCATTTCCCTTGTGCAGGTTGGATCTTGGAGATGGCAAAGAGGTCGATCTCACAGCATGCCCACGCTCCAAGCTTCGTAAACAGCATATTAAGTATCTTGGACCAGTAAGTGgttgaaaaaaaatgtttatgTTCAATCTGTTTTTTTAGTATGTCATTAGTTCCAAACTATATTTGCATGTTGTAATCAAAAGTGGGATACTTTTGAACTGATATCTTGCAACTTGAACACTTGCAATATAGGAGTAGTATTTTTTGATGTTCTTTCTCCAAATTGTTCAAATATTTTCAACAGTTTCTTaaactggatttttttttaaaaaatgttgtTACTATCAGAAAGAAAGAGAACATTATGAATATTTGGTCATTGAGGGGAAAATTTTGCATGAACAATCTGGGAAACCTCTTGACACAACAGAAGGTTCACCAGGAGCAAAATGGATCTTTGTGATGAGCACCTCTAAGAGACTCTACGCTGGTGAGGTGAGAATTAAGCCTTAAAATCAAAACTACTAATTCCTTTGATGATGTGCTCTCAAACTTCCATGTCAGTCTGTTTAATCTTGTACTGTTAATGCtgcagaaaaagaaaggaaccttCCATCATTCCAGCTTTCTTGCGGGAGGCGTTACTTTGGCTGCTGGGAGGCTGGTGGTAATTGATGGAACACTTCAGGTACAGTATTTTTCATACTTCAACCTGAAATTTTATGTTGGGGTCTGGTAGTTCCGTTAGTGGACATTAACAGGCATTTAAGGTAATTATTCATAAATGATATGATTTGAAGTATTCTTACCTTGAAACTATAAACTGGCATACCTACAAGAGTGTGGGATAAATTGATGCATTTACCTTTCTTCAAGAAAACAGACAATGAGTTGCCAGCGTATTGTTCAGAAAATTTTATTTCTAGGTTGCGTGATATGGATTTATTGTCTCGTATTAGAGGAGTGGTTTGACTTTCGTCCAGCTTGATATTGACTTGTTCTTTCAGTCAAACCCACAGTAACCGGTTGTGGTGTCTTACTATAAGTTGTCTGATACTTTTTTCACATAGCATCTGATCTGACTTGATTACAATTGTTCATTTTTGCAGTCTATATCGCCATACAGTGGACACTATCGACCCACTGATGATAGCTTTGATACTTTCTTAGAATTTCTGAAGGCACACGGAGTCAATCTGGATGAAGTTGAGGTATCTCATTTGCTTTGCTTGTTTTGCTAAGTTCTTCTTGTCAGAATAATTTGTTCAATCTACTCCAAAAGGAATTTGCACCAAGTATTCGACAGGCTAGACAGATGTGAGAGAATTCAAGATATCGATTCTTTACTTGACTCTGCCATGTTAGATGTTCCACCAATCCAGTAGCTCTACCTTAGATTCGTCATGCGCATTTGGAGCTTTCTTTGGTTATGATCTCCATATAGAACTTACAATGTTTTGCTTTGAAAATTGTGTGTTTAGATGAGTAAAGCAAATGAAGATTATGAGAATTTTGGAGAAGCGAAAACGACAAAAGATGAATCAACTTCTGAAGTTGCAACAGTTTCCGATTCCTGCGAAACTAATGCTCCAGATGAAGGGGCCGTGGAAACAATTGAAGCTCCAAAACTTGAAATTAACGTCAACTATCGGAGGACTCTCTCTGGTGGGCTTCAGAGCCCAAAAGCAGAGGTGCCCAAGACGTCAATATTGCAAAGGATCAACTCAAAGAAGGCTGCAAGGTCTTACCAACTGGGGAAACAACTCTCTCTGAAATGGTCGACCGGTGCTGGGCCTAGAATTGGTTGTATTGCTGACTACCCTATAGAGCTGAGGATACAGGCCTTAGAGTTCACTAATCTCTCACCAAGACTGTCGTCTACATCTGCTACACCCATTTGGGGTACTCTTCCTTCGCCGATTAGATTGCCTTCGCAAGAACTCACTAACGGTGATTTGAAGTTGTCCGGCATCTGAGTTTATCTAGATTGCTTGTACCAGCAGGATGCCGTTGTCATATTACCTGTGCTATCGTTCCCCTGTAAAATGACGAAAAAATGTTCTACAACCGGAACGCCGTCGTACTGCTTATTCTCATATGTTCTAgcattgtactttttttttgtttttccacaGTTTTTGTGGAAAACGTGTCAGCAAATAAAAGAAGCCACGTAGGTGCCTCATAAGCAAATCCCATAAGGGTCGAGACACTGAATACTCACCCCCGCCCCAAagctccccaaaaaaaaaaaagaaaaaaaagaggaggacCTAATCAGCAATGGCTGGTTGGGGCCCGTGCCAACACCCTCCAGTCCACAGTCTCCACACATGAAACAGCTAACGTGGGCAATGGGTAACGCGTGGCGGCAGCACAAATCGGCGCCTGGGACTTGGAAAGTGCTGCGAGGAGGCGGCGTGTAAAACGACTATTGGGGATTTGATACAAAAGGCAGAAAGAGACCAAAAACTCCCTACCAGAAGAGATGAAAATGGGGAACACCTCTTGACGACGAAGGAGGAAATATTCCTTATTAAAGAAATGCCCATGGTGATCATTTGTGGTCGTAACAGGATTCGGAGGAGAAAATGATCATGTTCGGAGGAGAAGCTTCGGCGGCTTTAGCTCGCCAACAAACCGGAATCCCCGCCAGTGATCAACTATGGGTCTTCTTCATTCCCACCTTAAATACCATCACAGCCGCCCTCTACCTGTGATTTACCTCCTTATCTTTCTCAAGTTCTACTTTTATATTTAGTGTGGTTCACTTGGATACTACTCTGTTTGGATTAAATGCTTTTGTTCACTACTACTAGTCTATTACATTTATTGATTTGTAATGCTAGACCGCTACTAGCTAACAGTAACATGAAATTTTATTTAAGAATTAATGTTATATACACTATTAATGTAAACAATATCACTATTACATTCGATATATGACACgtgcaaaatttgaatataaAATTTACTGATACGTCATATATCTAATCTAATCGTGATACTATATACATTGATAatgtaaataaaatttattccTTACTTAATTAATGTATTGTTTGCTACGTATACTATTACTGCGAATACATAAGGTGCAATGCGATTTTTTATAGCTGATAATTAGGGTTGGGCACCCGCCCCGTGGAGAGGTGATGGGACGGGGAAGGGGCGGGGCGGGGGCATTTTTCTCTGTTAAAAAATGGGGCGGAGAGCGGGGTAACATTAGAGGAACTTATCGTGATGGGATGGTTCTCATGCAGCTTGAAATGTATTAATCGAAAAAGGAATTCGGAGGCACCAACTTCATCTTCTCGAAATTTGGTTAAGTACAGCAAAAAGAATATTCATAAGGAGCagtcatttctttcttttttttaacccTTTTTCTTCAACACGGACGTTTAATCCATAATCAAATTAAATACCAACTGAAATTCCCTAAACTGGTGGCCGGTATATTAAGATAGGACTCTTGACATTGTGCCTACAGTTACTCCACACAAGTGATGCTGACATTAACCATGACTTTCGCCGAACAAAATTCCCCTTCACCATCACTTTGAAAGACCTTTTCTGGTGTTGCTTGGTGAAAGACAGGACCTTTGGAACAACTGTGACAGACAGAACCTTAGGCGACTTAACCTTTGCTCTGTATACTGTTTTACCTTCCCCAACATACGTCACCGTGCGgtagaaaattgcagaaatgtTGGTATTGTTCGACGTAGGATCCACCAGTTGCAAGTGCATGGAAGGGTAGTTCAGGCCATCAGTTCCTTTGGCAGGTGGGAAGCTTGAGCAGTTGCTTGTCCTGTCACCAGTAATTGCTGTAATGGCTGAGTCGTTGTATCCCTCTTTACAAAGAAAGCTTACGTAAGAGTTGACATCGAGGTCATAGACTAGCCCGGGATCCAATGCCTTTCTCGGGTTGATTTGGCCTGCACCGGAGGCTAATGCGAGACCTATTGGCTTGATCTTCATTGATTTTGCTGAGTACAATACGGAACACAGGCACGAACACGCAATTAGCAAGCTGAAGAAACGACTTGATTAGGAGTAATAAATCCAATATGGTCGATATAAGTTGCACGAGGCTAGAGCTTTAGGCAATATTAATAATTTAACCTAGATGAtggcccattttttttttttacaacatCCGACTCATTTCTTACCGGTAGTCATCAGAGCAGACTTGATAGCAGCAGGAGACCATTTGGGATGAAACGTCTTCACATAGGCGGCGGCTGCAGCAGCATGAGGACATGCCATTGATGTTCCTGACAAGATATTATATTCTACAATCCGTTTGTCGCTGGTATCACCAGTCAGGGAAACCAATTGGGAATAAGCAGCTAGTATGTCGAGTCCTGGTGCAGCAACATCAGGCTGTTCATCGAAAATTCATCAGACAGAGACAAAAGGAGAGCGAACGAGGATAAAAATTAAGGATCATTTTACCTTGAGAATGTTGAGCGCAATCACTTGTGGCCCTCTGGATGAAAAGGATGCAATGAATGGTGCCGTCATATTAACTGTTACTGCCTTGTCTATAACAGCTTTGGGGGCCCTGAATTGTCAAATTGCATGTTAATTAACACTTCTTGACATGCTATTGTATACCACGCCTGGTTCACCAATCTACATATATAGTTGGATAATCAATTGAAAAATGCGTAATAAACGTACTTGGTCGAATTGATGTAGTGATCAATCAGTTCGCCGTCGGTAAAATTTACAGTGGTTGCAGGTATCAAGTAAGCAAAAGCCATGTCTGTGTACTGATCCGCTGACATGATTACTCCGACTCCTCCCAATTCTTGAATGGTGGAGTCTTGGCCTCGTCCACGGCAGAATACTATGTTGCCTCTCACTTTACTCGCGCTTAGAGTGCCATAATCACAAGCACTGCAACAGAGCATGTGCAAATAAACGTGACCAATACTATCTGGGCATGTTGCAATCCACACAGCACAATTCAAACAGATATTTTCAGACCCATAACATTAATTACCTGACATTTCCATAATTCGCCGTGCTACTATTTGCTGCACGATCGCCGTTTGTTAAAGGATACATTTGTTTCTTGGGTGTGAAAGTGTTAATAGAAACTCCCTGCCAAAAAACCAAGCCGAAGACCTTCTGATACAGTACATCAAAAAGTATGTTTTTATGACCAAAAAGAAGGCAAATTTAAAGTCTTACAGATATTGTGTTTCCTTCACCCAACTTGACGGTCGATACAAATTGTCGATCTATGCTACTAGCAGCTACAGTCATGATCCATGGGGCGACATTCTCAACGGATTGCAAATCAGGCCCGGAATTTCCTGCAGAACAAGAAGTCAAGATTCCTCTCTTCAGAGCATGGAAGGATCCAATTGCCATTGGATCCTCGAAGAACCTTCTTGAAGGTCCTCCGATGGACACTGATATGATGTCCACGCCGTCAGCAATTGCAGCATCGAACCCTGCTAAGAGGTCCATGTCGTCGCATCCCACGCCCCAGCAGACTTTGTACATGGCAATACGGGCCGAAGGCACTCCTCCTCGTGCAGTCCCTTTGGCCAGGCCGAACAAGCTCGCATCTCGAACGGGTACGCCAGCAGCAGTCGAGGATGTATGGGTGCCATGTCCTACAAGATCCACTGGACTAATTGGCCCGTCCGAAGCACCTCCTCCCAGATTGAAGTATTGTGCGCCAATCACCTTTCTGTGCATGGGAAGAAAATGATCATCGCGATACTAATTAGTACAAATTTTGCTTAATCCTAGCTttcaacaccaaaaaaaaaatcttgatttTCCGTTTATATGCACGATCATACGTATGTGCCGAGATGTGCAACTTGGGGAAATTTGAGTACAAGAATAAATTTGATTTGTTACAACatctagaaaaattattttgctgttttagttctttCACCAGTTCAACTGGCATCTTAGTCAAATTAATTGGGAATTCTTAGTAGCAATATtgttttttccccccttttcaCTGACTTCTCTATGTTGAAGATTAATTAATGAGAAAGTAAACCATTAATCTCCATATTAAGTCCAGAATTTAATACCTTTCTTTACTAAAAATGTTCCAGTAATATGAAATTTGCAAAATCTAAAACAAACAAAGATGACGAACAGAAAGCTTGAGGTTGGAGAGAGAAGACAAAGTTTCAAATGGTTAAAAAATGTTATAAATACAATTAAAAGATATGTACAAAACATAGTTTCATATTTCGAGTGTCATGTCATGCAAAAAAATTGTTTTGGACCGCGTATGCGTGCCAAGGAGAATGAAGTACTCCGTGCATAACGATCTCAAAGTACTAGTAAGACATATATGGTCATACAgttcattgcatttttttttccttttttcttttccttttctggaGAGGGGAAAGAGTTACCTGTTACATCCAGTGAAGTTAGCACCCTTGGCGCATTTGCCCTTCCATTTTGGAGGTGGAGGACCGTAGCCTTCATCGTTGAAACTTGGTGACTTAATCCATATTCCTGCAATCATGAAAGTACATATTAATTTATTGAAAACTTTAATTTATGGACAAACACGTCAGAATTACTAACCAATTAATT
Protein-coding sequences here:
- the LOC113695740 gene encoding subtilisin-like protease SBT4.15, which produces MGELPEEGISTVDEHHNLLQETIGNERIARESKIHSYGRSFNGFVARLLPHEAKSLSQKKGVVSVFPNTVQKLRTTRSWDFIGMPETVERNHQVESETIVAVLDTGIWIKSPSFNDEGYGPPPPKWKGKCAKGANFTGCNRKVIGAQYFNLGGGASDGPISPVDLVGHGTHTSSTAAGVPVRDASLFGLAKGTARGGVPSARIAMYKVCWGVGCDDMDLLAGFDAAIADGVDIISVSIGGPSRRFFEDPMAIGSFHALKRGILTSCSAGNSGPDLQSVENVAPWIMTVAASSIDRQFVSTVKLGEGNTISGVSINTFTPKKQMYPLTNGDRAANSSTANYGNVSACDYGTLSASKVRGNIVFCRGRGQDSTIQELGGVGVIMSADQYTDMAFAYLIPATTVNFTDGELIDHYINSTKAPKAVIDKAVTVNMTAPFIASFSSRGPQVIALNILKPDVAAPGLDILAAYSQLVSLTGDTSDKRIVEYNILSGTSMACPHAAAAAAYVKTFHPKWSPAAIKSALMTTAKSMKIKPIGLALASGAGQINPRKALDPGLVYDLDVNSYVSFLCKEGYNDSAITAITGDRTSNCSSFPPAKGTDGLNYPSMHLQLVDPTSNNTNISAIFYRTVTYVGEGKTVYRAKVKSPKVLSVTVVPKVLSFTKQHQKRSFKVMVKGNFVRRKSWLMSASLVWSNCRHNVKSPILIYRPPV
- the LOC113695874 gene encoding IQ domain-containing protein IQM3-like, producing the protein MEVEAHALSSFDLNSSPDNFPFTTTAAREPPELRNSQPFRSSELLGYSESDHAPVREDLGSPVAAGGKCQDVGGSDLMAPVFSTLDSASPVANALAGEEPLPEKMGRCPSRAAMKLQKVYRSYRTRRMLADCAVVAEELWWQALDFARLNHSTVSFFNFSKPESAASRWNRVSLNASKVGKGLSKDAKAQKLAFQHWIEAIDPRHRYGHSLHLYYEEWCKGDAGQPFFFWLDLGDGKEVDLTACPRSKLRKQHIKYLGPKEREHYEYLVIEGKILHEQSGKPLDTTEGSPGAKWIFVMSTSKRLYAGEKKKGTFHHSSFLAGGVTLAAGRLVVIDGTLQSISPYSGHYRPTDDSFDTFLEFLKAHGVNLDEVEMSKANEDYENFGEAKTTKDESTSEVATVSDSCETNAPDEGAVETIEAPKLEINVNYRRTLSGGLQSPKAEVPKTSILQRINSKKAARSYQLGKQLSLKWSTGAGPRIGCIADYPIELRIQALEFTNLSPRLSSTSATPIWGTLPSPIRLPSQELTNGDLKLSGI